The following coding sequences lie in one Klebsiella huaxiensis genomic window:
- a CDS encoding carbohydrate ABC transporter permease, which produces MADIQQISQARDIAEREVARTLRREKISRSIRYVILLFVGLMMLYPLVWMFSASFKPNHEIFTTLSLWPAHATWDGFINGWKTGTEYNFGHYMLNTFKYVIPKVLLTIISSTIVAYGFARFEIPWKKFWFATLITTMLLPSTVLLIPQYLMFREMGMLNSYLPLYLPLAFATQGFFVFMLIQFLRGVPRDMEEAAQIDGCNSIQVLWYVVVPILKPAIISVALFQFMWSMNDFIGPLIYVYSVDKYPIALALKMSIDVTEGAPWNEILAMASISILPSIIVFFLAQRYFVQGVTSSGIKG; this is translated from the coding sequence ATGGCTGATATCCAACAAATCTCGCAAGCAAGGGACATCGCCGAACGTGAAGTCGCGCGGACTCTGCGTCGTGAAAAAATTAGCCGCTCGATTCGCTATGTGATCCTGCTGTTCGTTGGCCTGATGATGCTCTACCCGCTGGTATGGATGTTCTCGGCGTCGTTCAAACCAAACCACGAGATCTTCACCACCCTGAGCCTGTGGCCTGCCCACGCGACCTGGGATGGGTTTATCAACGGTTGGAAAACCGGCACCGAGTACAACTTCGGCCACTACATGCTGAACACCTTCAAGTATGTGATCCCGAAAGTACTGCTGACCATTATCTCCTCCACCATCGTGGCGTACGGCTTTGCCCGCTTCGAGATCCCATGGAAGAAGTTCTGGTTCGCGACGCTTATCACCACCATGCTGCTGCCAAGCACCGTGCTGTTGATTCCTCAGTACCTGATGTTCCGTGAAATGGGCATGCTGAACAGCTATCTGCCGCTGTACCTGCCACTGGCTTTCGCCACCCAAGGGTTCTTCGTCTTTATGCTGATTCAGTTCCTGCGCGGCGTTCCGCGCGACATGGAAGAAGCAGCGCAAATTGACGGCTGTAACTCCATTCAGGTGCTGTGGTACGTCGTCGTACCGATTCTGAAACCGGCGATTATCTCGGTGGCGCTGTTCCAGTTCATGTGGTCCATGAACGACTTTATCGGCCCGCTGATTTACGTCTACAGCGTTGATAAGTATCCAATCGCACTGGCGCTGAAAATGTCCATCGACGTCACGGAAGGCGCTCCGTGGAACGAAATTCTGGCAATGGCGAGTATCTCCATTCTGCCGTCCATCATCGTGTTCTTCCTGGCACAACGCTACTTCGTACAGGGCGTGACCAGCAGCGGAATTAAAGGTTAA
- a CDS encoding carbohydrate porin: protein MNKIWVGCFLTSLFTPLANAQAPLSLEERLAQMEQRLKATEQRAASAEAEIRALKGHETPAAVVSAAPTKPTLQLNDYGELKFYGDVEFNMDGASRTGSLTSIKTSANKNWAPGDKERWDINGRILLGFDGMRKGANGKYAGFSVQPLADMNGKMNLDDAAFFFGQEDDWKIKIGRFEAYDMFPLNQDTFIEYSGNTANDLYSDGYGYIYMMKEGRGRSSSGGNFLLSKNLDNWYFEVNTLVEDGSSLFVDQNYHGNALDNRKNVVYVRPVASWQSGPWSVAAAMESNLVNNAYGYQNQYGRWVDQSSRTGYGMTMSWNTLKTDAENGAVVNVSTAYLDAADEKDFSAGINALWHRVELGYIYAHNKIDQFNMSGVSAECDGDCAILAPGRYDIHTIHTSWQLPNIMDMPNFNIYLGAYASWLDSSAAKTGNTDERYGARVRFKYFF from the coding sequence ATGAATAAAATCTGGGTCGGGTGTTTTCTGACGTCTTTATTTACTCCTCTGGCTAATGCACAGGCACCGTTATCCCTTGAGGAACGGCTGGCGCAAATGGAACAACGGCTAAAGGCGACCGAACAGCGGGCGGCCAGCGCGGAGGCGGAAATCCGTGCGCTGAAAGGCCATGAGACGCCAGCAGCAGTGGTCAGTGCCGCACCGACCAAACCCACTTTGCAGCTTAATGATTATGGCGAGTTAAAATTCTATGGCGACGTTGAGTTTAATATGGACGGTGCTAGTCGAACCGGTAGTTTAACGTCGATAAAAACCAGCGCAAATAAAAACTGGGCGCCGGGAGATAAAGAACGTTGGGATATTAACGGACGTATCCTTCTGGGCTTTGATGGAATGCGTAAAGGCGCTAACGGTAAGTATGCTGGGTTTAGCGTCCAGCCGCTGGCGGATATGAATGGTAAAATGAATCTTGATGATGCGGCATTTTTCTTTGGTCAGGAGGACGACTGGAAAATTAAAATTGGGCGCTTTGAAGCTTACGATATGTTCCCGCTGAATCAGGATACCTTTATTGAGTATTCCGGCAACACCGCCAATGATCTATATAGCGACGGCTACGGCTATATTTACATGATGAAAGAAGGACGCGGGCGTAGCAGCAGCGGCGGCAACTTCCTGCTCAGTAAAAACCTTGATAACTGGTATTTTGAGGTCAATACGCTGGTGGAGGACGGCAGTTCGCTGTTTGTGGATCAGAACTATCACGGCAACGCGCTGGATAACCGTAAAAATGTGGTTTACGTGCGCCCTGTCGCGTCCTGGCAATCCGGCCCATGGTCGGTGGCCGCGGCGATGGAGAGCAACCTCGTGAATAACGCCTACGGTTATCAGAACCAGTATGGTCGCTGGGTCGATCAGTCCAGTCGTACCGGATATGGTATGACGATGAGCTGGAATACGCTGAAAACTGATGCCGAAAACGGAGCGGTGGTAAATGTGAGTACTGCGTATCTGGATGCGGCGGATGAAAAAGATTTCAGCGCCGGGATCAATGCGTTATGGCACCGCGTAGAGTTGGGCTATATCTATGCACATAACAAAATCGACCAGTTTAATATGTCTGGCGTGAGTGCCGAGTGTGATGGCGATTGCGCGATTCTGGCTCCAGGACGCTACGACATCCATACCATTCATACTTCGTGGCAACTGCCGAATATTATGGATATGCCGAACTTTAATATTTACCTCGGAGCCTATGCGTCGTGGCTGGATTCGTCAGCAGCGAAAACCGGCAATACTGATGAGCGCTATGGTGCGCGGGTGCGGTTTAAGTATTTCTTCTGA
- a CDS encoding ABC transporter substrate-binding protein, whose product MKKVLLSAVISATLGLTALPSMAKDVDLRMSWWGGNGRHQVTLKALEEFHKQNPDINVKAEYTGWDGHLSRLTTQIAGGTEPDVMQTNWNWLPIFSKNGEGFYDLNKMKDVIDLSQFDAKELQTTTVDGKLNGIPISVTARVFYFNDETWKKAGVEYPKTWDELMAAGKTFESKLGKQYYPVVLEHQDTLALLNSYMIQKYNQPAIDEKTKKFSYSKEQWVEFFQMYKKLIDSHVMPDTKYYASFGKSNMYEMKPWIQGEWAGTYMWNSTINKYSDNLKPPAKLDLGNYPMLPGATDAGLFFKPAQMLSIGKSTKNPEAAAKVINFLLNSKEGVDTLGLERGVPLSKVAVQYLTEDGTIKADDPAVSGLKLAQSLPTKLSVSPYFDDPQIVAQFGTSLQYIDYGQKTVEETAADFQRQSDRILRRAMR is encoded by the coding sequence ATGAAAAAAGTGCTTTTAAGCGCCGTAATCTCCGCAACTCTGGGCCTTACCGCGTTACCGTCAATGGCGAAGGATGTCGACCTGCGTATGTCATGGTGGGGCGGCAACGGCCGCCACCAGGTGACTCTGAAGGCGCTGGAAGAGTTCCATAAACAAAACCCGGATATTAACGTCAAAGCGGAATACACCGGCTGGGACGGTCACCTTTCACGCCTGACCACGCAAATCGCTGGAGGTACCGAGCCTGACGTGATGCAGACAAACTGGAACTGGCTGCCGATCTTCTCGAAAAACGGCGAAGGCTTCTACGATCTGAATAAGATGAAGGACGTTATCGACCTGAGCCAGTTTGATGCCAAAGAGCTGCAAACCACCACGGTGGATGGCAAGCTTAACGGTATTCCCATTTCCGTCACCGCCCGCGTGTTCTACTTCAACGATGAGACCTGGAAAAAAGCTGGCGTCGAGTACCCGAAAACCTGGGACGAGCTGATGGCGGCGGGCAAAACCTTCGAAAGCAAGCTGGGTAAACAGTATTACCCGGTGGTGCTGGAGCACCAGGACACCCTGGCGTTGCTGAATTCATATATGATTCAGAAGTACAACCAGCCGGCTATCGACGAAAAAACCAAGAAGTTCTCCTACAGCAAAGAGCAGTGGGTCGAATTCTTCCAGATGTATAAAAAGCTTATCGACAGCCACGTGATGCCGGACACCAAATACTACGCTTCGTTCGGCAAGAGCAATATGTATGAAATGAAGCCGTGGATTCAGGGCGAGTGGGCGGGGACCTATATGTGGAACTCCACCATCAACAAATACTCCGACAACCTGAAGCCACCAGCGAAGCTGGATCTGGGTAACTATCCAATGCTGCCAGGTGCTACCGACGCGGGTCTGTTCTTTAAACCGGCACAGATGCTCTCCATCGGTAAATCGACCAAAAACCCGGAAGCAGCGGCGAAAGTCATTAACTTCCTGCTGAACAGCAAGGAAGGGGTTGATACCCTGGGCCTGGAACGCGGCGTACCGCTGAGTAAAGTGGCGGTGCAATACCTGACCGAAGACGGCACCATTAAAGCCGATGACCCGGCGGTATCCGGCCTGAAGTTGGCGCAGTCTCTGCCAACCAAACTTTCCGTCTCACCATACTTCGATGACCCGCAGATCGTTGCCCAGTTCGGCACCTCTCTGCAGTACATCGATTATGGACAGAAAACGGTCGAAGAGACGGCAGCAGATTTCCAGCGTCAGTCTGACCGTATCCTGCGCCGCGCGATGCGCTAA
- a CDS encoding cupin domain-containing protein produces the protein MFIFHKETTLEDLGNGVTRRILAHDGKMMAVEVNFEAGAIGPMHNHPHEQLTYVLSGEFEFTIGDEKHVVSAGDTLYKKPEIMHGCVCLKPGTLLDTFTPVRQDFLQK, from the coding sequence ATGTTTATTTTTCATAAAGAGACCACCCTTGAAGATCTGGGCAATGGCGTCACCCGTCGCATTCTTGCGCATGATGGCAAGATGATGGCGGTCGAGGTGAACTTCGAAGCGGGCGCCATTGGGCCAATGCATAACCACCCTCACGAGCAGCTCACCTATGTGCTCTCCGGTGAGTTTGAATTCACCATCGGTGATGAAAAGCACGTGGTTAGCGCGGGCGATACGCTCTACAAGAAACCGGAAATCATGCACGGCTGTGTCTGCCTGAAGCCGGGGACGCTGCTCGATACATTTACCCCCGTCCGCCAGGATTTTCTGCAAAAATAG
- a CDS encoding oligogalacturonate lyase family protein, translating into MMKGKIIPLNFRTTQDSETGHQVIRMTPSHVICHRNYFYQKCFTQDGSKLIFGGAFEGHWNYYLLDIAAQQATQLTDGPGDNTFGGFLSADDQALWYVKNNQQLRRVDLATLEEQVVYQVDDEWVAYGTWVANSDCSQLVGIEIKKSDWQPLTDWSKFRAFYFTEPECRLINIDLRSGEQRVVLQEKRWLGHPIYRPFDDNTIAFCHEGPRDAIDARMWLINADGSNMRKVRQHQPGESFTHEFWVPDGSALYYVAHQENAPHRYLYRADPVTLENQQLMAIPPCSHLMSNHDGSLVTGDGAPHSTGDIQLNDPFIWVFDIRTGEQKAICRHDSTWKVIEGERQATHPHPSFSPDNRWVLFTSDKEGMPALYLAEV; encoded by the coding sequence ATCATGAAAGGCAAAATCATCCCGCTGAACTTTCGGACCACGCAGGACAGCGAAACCGGTCACCAGGTGATCCGGATGACGCCATCGCATGTTATCTGTCACCGTAATTACTTCTATCAAAAATGCTTTACCCAGGACGGTAGCAAGCTGATTTTCGGCGGCGCGTTTGAAGGCCACTGGAACTACTATTTACTCGATATCGCCGCGCAGCAGGCTACCCAGCTCACCGACGGACCGGGCGATAACACCTTCGGCGGTTTTCTTTCTGCGGATGACCAGGCGCTGTGGTATGTCAAAAACAACCAACAGCTGCGTCGCGTGGATTTGGCGACGCTGGAGGAACAGGTCGTTTATCAGGTGGACGACGAGTGGGTCGCTTACGGCACCTGGGTTGCTAATAGCGATTGCAGCCAGCTGGTGGGAATTGAAATCAAAAAAAGCGACTGGCAGCCGCTGACCGACTGGAGTAAGTTCCGCGCCTTTTACTTCACCGAACCGGAATGTCGCCTGATTAATATCGATCTGCGCAGCGGTGAGCAGCGCGTGGTTTTACAGGAAAAACGCTGGCTCGGTCATCCGATTTATCGTCCGTTTGATGACAACACCATCGCCTTCTGCCACGAGGGCCCGCGCGATGCTATCGATGCCAGAATGTGGCTTATCAACGCTGACGGCAGCAATATGCGTAAAGTTCGCCAACACCAACCAGGAGAGAGTTTTACCCATGAATTCTGGGTGCCAGATGGTTCCGCGCTTTACTACGTCGCCCATCAGGAAAACGCTCCACATCGTTATCTGTATCGTGCCGATCCGGTGACGCTGGAAAACCAACAGCTAATGGCGATTCCCCCTTGTTCACATCTGATGAGCAATCATGATGGTTCTCTGGTGACCGGCGACGGTGCGCCGCACAGCACCGGTGATATTCAGCTGAACGATCCGTTTATCTGGGTATTTGATATTCGTACCGGTGAGCAAAAAGCGATTTGCCGTCATGATTCGACCTGGAAAGTCATCGAAGGCGAGCGTCAGGCAACGCATCCGCATCCGTCATTTTCACCAGATAACCGCTGGGTGCTGTTTACCTCTGATAAAGAAGGCATGCCCGCGCTGTATCTGGCGGAGGTGTAG
- a CDS encoding glycoside hydrolase family 32 protein has product MTYTIANAEQELQAKREALNLRWYPRYHLAARAGWINDPNGLVWFDGWYHAFYQHHPYSTQWGPMHWGHARSKDLVHWEHLPVALAPEGPEDKDGCFSGSAVVDGDTLALIYTGHKFHGDASDEANLYQVQCLATSRDGIHFERQGIVVDTPPSMHHFRDPKVWREGECWYMIVGARDGDTGQVRLYRSSDLRQWQDAGVLDEAEKEMGYMWECPDFFTLNGKHILMFSPQGIAAKGYQNRNLFQSGYLLGDWRPGQAFVREGEFVEMDHGHDFYAPQSFLTPDGRRIVIGWLDMWESPQPEQQDGWSGMLSLPRELSLSTDNRLQMRPAKEVESMRGAWFPWPVTTLKNQQTMMVENCEAMEVILNWDCASSSAEQYGLSFGDGLRIYVDAQMQRLVLERHYPQYGLCGVRSVPLTAGAELKLRIFFDSSSVEVFVNDGEACLSSRIYPDADNRELALFAWSGSAFLTEAGAWQLE; this is encoded by the coding sequence ATGACGTACACAATTGCCAACGCTGAACAGGAATTACAGGCTAAACGCGAGGCGCTGAACTTGCGCTGGTATCCGCGCTATCACCTGGCCGCCCGCGCGGGCTGGATCAACGATCCTAACGGCCTGGTGTGGTTTGACGGCTGGTATCACGCTTTTTACCAGCATCACCCGTACTCAACCCAGTGGGGGCCGATGCACTGGGGGCATGCGCGCAGTAAAGATTTGGTGCACTGGGAGCATCTGCCGGTAGCGCTGGCTCCGGAAGGTCCGGAGGATAAAGATGGGTGCTTCTCCGGCTCTGCTGTGGTGGATGGCGATACGCTGGCGCTGATTTATACCGGGCATAAATTCCACGGTGACGCCAGCGATGAGGCTAATCTCTATCAGGTGCAGTGTCTGGCGACCAGCCGCGACGGTATTCACTTTGAGCGCCAGGGGATCGTGGTTGATACCCCACCGAGCATGCACCATTTCCGCGACCCGAAAGTGTGGCGGGAAGGGGAGTGCTGGTACATGATCGTCGGCGCTCGCGATGGCGATACCGGTCAGGTGCGGCTGTATCGTTCAAGCGACCTGCGCCAGTGGCAGGACGCGGGCGTTCTCGACGAGGCGGAAAAAGAGATGGGTTATATGTGGGAGTGCCCGGACTTTTTCACTCTCAATGGTAAACACATATTGATGTTTTCCCCGCAGGGGATTGCGGCAAAAGGCTATCAGAACCGTAACCTGTTCCAGAGCGGCTATCTGCTCGGCGACTGGCGGCCGGGGCAGGCGTTTGTTCGCGAGGGGGAATTTGTTGAGATGGATCATGGGCACGATTTTTATGCCCCGCAGAGCTTTCTCACCCCGGATGGTCGCCGTATCGTCATTGGCTGGCTGGATATGTGGGAATCGCCGCAGCCGGAGCAGCAAGATGGCTGGTCGGGTATGCTTTCGCTACCGCGCGAGCTGAGCTTGAGTACGGATAACCGCCTGCAAATGCGTCCGGCTAAAGAGGTCGAGAGCATGCGCGGCGCCTGGTTCCCGTGGCCGGTCACAACGCTGAAAAACCAGCAGACGATGATGGTGGAAAATTGTGAAGCCATGGAAGTCATCCTGAACTGGGATTGCGCCAGCAGCAGCGCTGAGCAGTATGGCCTGAGCTTCGGTGATGGTCTGCGTATTTACGTGGATGCGCAGATGCAGCGCCTGGTGCTGGAGCGTCATTATCCGCAGTATGGTCTGTGCGGGGTACGTAGCGTGCCGTTGACCGCAGGGGCTGAGCTGAAGTTAAGGATATTCTTCGATAGCTCTTCCGTCGAAGTGTTTGTTAATGATGGTGAGGCTTGCCTCAGCAGCCGTATATATCCGGATGCAGACAATCGCGAATTGGCTTTATTTGCCTGGAGCGGTTCGGCGTTTTTAACTGAAGCGGGAGCCTGGCAGCTGGAATAA
- a CDS encoding carbohydrate ABC transporter permease, with protein MNENRMLGLAWISPYIIGLIIFTAFPFVSSFFLSFTEYDLMSPPVFNGIENYRYMLTEDGLFWKSMGVTFAYVFLTIPLKLAFALGIAFVLNFKLRGIGFFRTAYYIPSILGSSVAIAVLWRALFAIDGLLNSFIGVLGFDPVNWLGEPSLALMSVTLLRVWQFGSAMVIFLAALQNVPQSQYEAAMIDGASKWQMFMKVTVPLITPVIFFNFIMQTTQAFQEFTGPYVITGGGPTYSTYLFSLYIYDTAFKYFDMGYGAALAWVLFLVVAVFAAIAFKSSKYWVFYSADKGGKNG; from the coding sequence ATGAATGAAAACAGAATGCTGGGATTGGCATGGATATCGCCCTATATCATAGGGCTGATAATCTTCACCGCCTTTCCCTTTGTTTCATCTTTCTTCCTCAGTTTCACTGAGTACGATTTGATGAGTCCACCGGTGTTTAATGGCATCGAAAACTATCGCTACATGCTTACCGAAGATGGCCTCTTCTGGAAATCCATGGGTGTGACGTTTGCGTATGTCTTTTTAACCATCCCGTTAAAACTGGCTTTCGCGCTGGGGATTGCTTTCGTCCTCAACTTTAAACTGCGCGGCATCGGTTTTTTCCGTACCGCCTACTATATTCCGTCAATTCTCGGCAGCTCAGTCGCCATTGCCGTTCTGTGGCGGGCGCTGTTTGCCATCGACGGCCTGCTGAATAGCTTTATCGGCGTGCTCGGCTTCGACCCGGTTAACTGGCTCGGCGAGCCTTCGCTGGCGCTGATGTCCGTCACTCTGCTGCGCGTCTGGCAGTTCGGTTCAGCGATGGTTATCTTCCTCGCGGCGCTGCAGAACGTTCCACAATCACAATATGAGGCGGCAATGATCGATGGCGCTTCAAAATGGCAGATGTTTATGAAGGTCACGGTGCCGCTGATCACACCGGTGATTTTCTTCAACTTCATCATGCAGACCACTCAGGCGTTCCAGGAGTTTACCGGCCCGTACGTCATAACCGGCGGCGGCCCAACCTACTCCACCTATCTGTTCTCGCTCTACATCTACGACACCGCATTTAAGTACTTCGATATGGGTTACGGCGCGGCGCTGGCATGGGTGCTGTTCCTGGTCGTCGCGGTCTTTGCCGCCATTGCGTTTAAGTCTTCGAAATATTGGGTGTTCTACTCCGCCGATAAGGGAGGCAAAAATGGCTGA
- a CDS encoding ABC transporter ATP-binding protein, which translates to MAEVIFNKLEKVYSNGFKAVHGIDLTIADGEFMVIVGPSGCAKSTTLRMLAGLETISGGEVRIGEKIVNNLAPKARGIAMVFQNYALYPHMTVRENLAFGLKLSKLPKDQIEAQVNEAAKILELEELLDRLPRQLSGGQAQRVAVGRAIVKKPDVFLFDEPLSNLDAKLRASMRIRISDLHKQLKKSGKPATTVYVTHDQTEAMTMGDRICVMKLGHIMQVDTPDNLYHKPKNMFVAGFIGAPEMNIRSSQLVEQAGRLHLTVGDGLLPLNDKLQSKVDTHRNQQVFFGVRPEFVSISDEPFAEGSCTGEMVRVENMGHEFFVYLKVADYELTARVPSDEAKPMIEKGLHRKVYFKFDLNKCHIFDAKTEQNISL; encoded by the coding sequence ATGGCTGAAGTTATTTTCAACAAACTGGAAAAGGTCTACTCCAACGGCTTCAAAGCGGTACATGGTATCGATCTGACCATCGCTGACGGCGAGTTTATGGTCATCGTTGGGCCGTCGGGCTGCGCTAAGTCCACAACGCTACGTATGCTGGCCGGGCTGGAAACCATCAGCGGCGGCGAAGTGCGCATCGGTGAGAAAATCGTCAACAACCTCGCGCCAAAAGCGCGCGGCATCGCGATGGTGTTCCAGAACTATGCGCTCTATCCGCATATGACGGTGCGCGAAAATCTCGCCTTCGGCCTCAAGCTGAGCAAGCTGCCAAAAGATCAGATTGAAGCCCAGGTCAACGAAGCGGCAAAAATCCTCGAACTGGAAGAACTGCTGGACCGCCTGCCGCGCCAGCTCTCCGGTGGCCAGGCACAGCGCGTAGCGGTTGGCCGCGCGATTGTGAAGAAGCCGGATGTGTTCCTGTTCGATGAACCGCTGTCGAACCTCGACGCCAAACTGCGTGCTTCGATGCGTATTCGTATCTCCGACCTGCACAAACAGCTGAAGAAATCCGGCAAACCGGCAACCACCGTTTACGTAACCCACGATCAGACCGAAGCGATGACCATGGGCGACCGCATTTGCGTGATGAAGCTGGGTCATATCATGCAGGTTGATACCCCGGACAACCTCTACCACAAACCGAAGAACATGTTTGTGGCGGGCTTTATCGGCGCGCCAGAGATGAACATTCGCTCCAGCCAGCTGGTTGAACAAGCAGGCCGCCTGCATCTGACCGTTGGCGATGGGCTACTGCCGCTCAACGATAAGCTGCAAAGCAAGGTCGACACCCATAGGAACCAGCAGGTGTTCTTTGGTGTGCGTCCGGAGTTCGTCTCTATCTCCGATGAACCGTTTGCTGAAGGTTCATGTACCGGCGAAATGGTACGCGTAGAAAATATGGGACATGAATTCTTCGTCTACCTGAAGGTTGCCGATTATGAACTGACCGCCCGCGTTCCGTCAGATGAAGCGAAGCCCATGATCGAGAAAGGACTTCATCGCAAGGTGTATTTCAAATTTGATCTCAACAAGTGTCATATCTTTGACGCCAAAACTGAACAGAACATCTCTCTGTGA
- a CDS encoding MFS transporter, giving the protein MMKAHRSHSYPLLSALLFFFFVTWSSSGSLLSIWLHQEVGLKPGDTGFIYAVLSVSALFAQVCYGFIQDKLGLRKNLLWYITVLLILSGPAYMLFGYLLKINVLLGSIFGGIYIGLTFNGGIGVLESYTERVARQSQFEFGKARMWGSLGWAVATFFAGLLFNINPHLNFAVASCSGLVFFILLARLRVFSASQAMDEAVAGGKVTLEDALRLLTLPRFWALVFFVIGTCIYGVYDQQFPVYFSSQFPTLQEGNAMYGYLNSFQVFLEAAGMFCAPWLVNRIGAKNGLIFAGMVMAMRMVASGLVEGPLLISITKLLHAVELPVLLVSIFKYNSLNFDKRLSSTLYLVGFACTSSVIATILSPLAGYSYEKYGFAQSYLIMGLLVFCTTFISIFLLRSSKSSPDPLVSQPTAI; this is encoded by the coding sequence ATGATGAAAGCGCATCGCTCCCACAGCTACCCATTACTCAGTGCGTTACTGTTCTTCTTTTTTGTCACCTGGTCCTCTTCAGGCTCTCTACTTTCTATCTGGTTGCATCAGGAAGTGGGTCTGAAACCGGGAGACACCGGTTTTATTTACGCGGTGCTCTCCGTCTCTGCATTGTTTGCTCAGGTTTGCTACGGCTTTATTCAGGACAAGCTCGGCCTGCGTAAGAATCTGCTCTGGTACATCACCGTTCTGCTGATCCTCTCCGGCCCGGCCTATATGCTTTTTGGCTACCTGCTGAAAATTAACGTGTTACTCGGCAGTATTTTTGGCGGGATTTATATCGGCCTGACCTTTAACGGCGGCATCGGCGTGCTGGAATCTTATACCGAACGTGTAGCGCGCCAGAGCCAGTTTGAATTCGGCAAGGCGCGGATGTGGGGTTCGCTGGGCTGGGCGGTGGCGACGTTCTTTGCCGGTTTGCTGTTCAACATTAACCCGCATTTAAACTTTGCAGTAGCCAGTTGCTCCGGTCTGGTGTTCTTTATTTTACTGGCGCGGCTGCGGGTTTTCTCTGCGTCACAGGCGATGGATGAAGCGGTGGCGGGCGGTAAAGTGACGCTGGAAGATGCGCTGCGCCTGCTGACCCTGCCGCGTTTCTGGGCGCTGGTATTCTTTGTGATCGGTACCTGCATCTACGGCGTTTACGACCAGCAGTTTCCGGTCTATTTCTCCTCACAGTTCCCGACGCTGCAGGAAGGGAACGCGATGTATGGCTATCTGAATTCGTTCCAGGTATTTCTTGAAGCTGCGGGCATGTTCTGCGCCCCGTGGTTGGTTAACCGCATTGGCGCGAAAAACGGCCTGATCTTCGCCGGAATGGTGATGGCAATGCGCATGGTGGCTTCCGGGCTGGTGGAAGGGCCTCTGCTTATCTCTATTACCAAACTGCTGCACGCGGTCGAACTGCCGGTACTGCTGGTTTCTATCTTTAAATACAACAGCTTAAACTTCGACAAGCGTCTTTCATCCACGCTGTATCTGGTGGGTTTTGCCTGCACCAGCTCGGTTATCGCCACGATACTCTCGCCGCTGGCGGGCTATAGCTACGAGAAATACGGTTTTGCCCAGTCCTATCTGATTATGGGACTGCTGGTGTTCTGCACCACCTTTATCTCTATCTTCTTGTTGCGTTCCAGTAAGTCCTCGCCGGACCCGCTGGTCTCGCAGCCCACCGCTATCTGA
- a CDS encoding aspartate/glutamate racemase, which produces MKKIGLLGGMSWESTIPYYRLINEGIKARLGGLHSASLLLHSVDFHEIEACQSSGDWDRAGEILAQAAFGLQQAGAEAIVLCTNTMHKVADAIETRCDVPFLHIADATGRAVTAKGQSRVALLGTRYTMEQDFYRGRLQQQFAIDTLIPEAEDRERINQIIFDELCLGTFSGDSRDYYLQVIDALAEQGAEGVIFGCTEIGLLVPAESSPLPVFDTAAIHAADAVEFMLS; this is translated from the coding sequence ATGAAAAAAATTGGCCTGTTGGGTGGGATGAGCTGGGAATCGACAATTCCTTACTATCGCTTGATTAACGAAGGTATTAAAGCACGCTTGGGCGGTCTGCACTCCGCCAGCCTGCTGCTACACAGCGTGGATTTTCATGAAATCGAGGCCTGCCAGTCCTCGGGCGATTGGGACCGTGCGGGCGAGATCCTGGCACAGGCGGCTTTCGGGCTACAGCAAGCGGGAGCCGAAGCCATCGTGCTGTGTACTAATACCATGCATAAGGTCGCCGATGCCATTGAAACACGCTGCGACGTGCCGTTCCTGCATATTGCCGATGCCACCGGGCGAGCGGTTACTGCCAAAGGCCAAAGCCGCGTCGCCCTGCTTGGAACGCGCTATACCATGGAGCAGGATTTTTATCGCGGTCGCTTACAGCAGCAGTTCGCCATCGACACGCTGATTCCGGAGGCGGAAGATCGTGAGCGCATCAACCAGATTATTTTCGACGAACTGTGCCTGGGAACCTTTAGCGGAGATTCGCGCGACTACTATCTTCAGGTCATTGACGCCCTGGCGGAGCAGGGGGCTGAAGGGGTTATCTTCGGCTGCACCGAAATTGGCCTGCTGGTGCCCGCAGAAAGCAGTCCGCTGCCGGTGTTTGATACCGCCGCGATTCATGCGGCGGACGCGGTTGAGTTTATGCTTTCGTAA